The following coding sequences lie in one Myxococcus xanthus genomic window:
- a CDS encoding VOC family protein: MQTARPFRILGVQQIAIGGADKAPLRKLWVDLLGLTPHGTYRSERENVDEDIVTAGAGPFKVEVDLMQPVDPEKKPRVHETPLNHVGLWVDDLPVAVQWLESQGLRFAPGGIRKGAAGFDICFIHPKGSEQFPFGGEGVLIELVQAPKEVIAAFESLSAAGH; this comes from the coding sequence ATGCAGACCGCCAGGCCATTTCGAATTCTGGGTGTCCAGCAGATCGCCATTGGAGGCGCGGACAAGGCGCCGCTCCGCAAGCTCTGGGTCGACCTGCTGGGCTTGACGCCCCACGGCACCTACCGCAGCGAGCGCGAGAACGTGGACGAGGACATCGTCACCGCGGGCGCGGGCCCCTTCAAGGTGGAGGTGGACCTGATGCAGCCCGTGGACCCGGAGAAGAAGCCCCGCGTCCACGAGACGCCGCTCAACCACGTGGGCCTCTGGGTGGACGACCTGCCCGTGGCCGTGCAGTGGCTGGAGTCCCAGGGCCTTCGCTTCGCCCCCGGCGGCATCCGCAAGGGCGCCGCGGGCTTCGACATCTGCTTCATCCACCCCAAGGGCAGCGAGCAGTTCCCCTTCGGCGGAGAGGGCGTGCTCATCGAGCTGGTGCAGGCGCCGAAGGAGGTCATCGCCGCCTTCGAGTCGCTATCCGCCGCGGGCCACTGA
- a CDS encoding heparan-alpha-glucosaminide N-acetyltransferase domain-containing protein: MTSTPASPALVSRDRIRAIDWLRGIAVLFMVQTHTLALLTPELRQSEWVARLLRVDGLVAPAFIFSAGFATALMMVRSAASGMLRDRVHRNLRRAGEVLAVATLVNWAWFPLLREPQWIFRMDILQCVGLCLLIVLPVAALLSARPKVLGTGAFVLAMATFAVSPLGEQVDGPWATLTEKSSFAPFPLLPWLGYAWLGVFAGTVAGAWGRAGLIKALWVLMGLGFTGAVLGDFLYGLYPPHRFFVANPSNAAARFGWVSTVLLVLTWLEARIPVDAAPSRLRRFVEVFGTSSLSAYFFHEMLLFYRLGGVFSFQRFWGDRSGWLQYWVLTAVIIGLTFVLCVALDRLERVLRPALRNLSGRLFRQGQHAPAGR, translated from the coding sequence GTGACGTCCACGCCCGCCTCCCCTGCCCTCGTCTCCCGTGATCGCATCCGAGCCATCGACTGGCTCCGGGGCATCGCGGTGCTCTTCATGGTCCAGACGCACACCCTGGCCTTGCTCACGCCCGAGCTGCGGCAGAGCGAATGGGTGGCGCGGCTGCTGCGCGTCGACGGGCTGGTGGCCCCTGCGTTCATCTTCTCGGCCGGCTTCGCCACCGCCCTGATGATGGTCCGCAGCGCCGCCAGCGGCATGCTCCGCGATCGTGTCCACCGCAACCTCCGCCGCGCTGGCGAGGTGCTCGCGGTGGCCACCCTGGTCAACTGGGCGTGGTTCCCCCTGCTGCGCGAGCCCCAGTGGATCTTCCGCATGGACATCCTCCAGTGCGTGGGCCTGTGCCTGCTCATCGTCCTGCCGGTGGCCGCGCTGCTCTCCGCGCGTCCCAAGGTGCTGGGCACCGGCGCCTTCGTGCTGGCCATGGCCACGTTCGCCGTGTCGCCCCTGGGCGAACAGGTGGATGGCCCCTGGGCCACGCTGACGGAGAAGTCCTCCTTCGCGCCCTTCCCGCTGCTGCCCTGGCTGGGCTACGCATGGCTGGGCGTCTTCGCGGGAACGGTGGCGGGCGCCTGGGGCCGCGCCGGGCTCATCAAGGCGCTGTGGGTGCTGATGGGCCTGGGCTTCACGGGCGCGGTGCTCGGTGACTTCCTCTACGGCCTCTATCCGCCCCACCGCTTCTTCGTCGCCAATCCCTCCAACGCGGCGGCGCGCTTCGGCTGGGTGAGCACGGTGCTGCTCGTGTTGACGTGGCTGGAGGCCCGGATCCCCGTGGACGCGGCGCCGTCCCGGCTGCGGCGCTTCGTGGAGGTGTTCGGCACGTCGTCGCTGTCCGCGTACTTCTTCCACGAGATGCTGCTGTTCTACCGGCTGGGCGGCGTCTTCTCCTTCCAGCGCTTCTGGGGAGACCGCAGCGGATGGCTCCAGTACTGGGTGCTGACGGCCGTCATCATCGGCCTCACCTTCGTGCTGTGCGTCGCCCTGGACCGGCTGGAGCGCGTGCTGCGGCCCGCGCTCCGGAACCTCTCGGGACGGCTGTTCCGGCAGGGCCAGCACGCCCCCGCCGGACGCTGA